One region of Deltaproteobacteria bacterium genomic DNA includes:
- a CDS encoding aminotransferase class I/II-fold pyridoxal phosphate-dependent enzyme, which produces MIDLRSDTVTKPSPAMRKAMAAAEVGDDVYLEDPTVNRLQARAAEIFEREAGLFVPSGSMGNLTCIMAQTERGQEVVCEAMGHIYNYEMASLCALAGVLPRVIPTEEGIMTWEQIAPAIREKAYTRPQTALIALENTHNMAGGTVYPARLCQRICDNAHQAGLKVHLDGARIFNAAVFHGKGVAEMARGFDSIQFCFSKGLGAPVGSMIVGSKDLIERCRIIRKMLGGGMRQAGVLAAAALVALEEGPKRLHVDHENAKLLAQGLANTPRLRLQAEKVQTNIVMFDVSESGLTSAEFLRRLAERNVLGGPVDARKVRMVTHLDVAHSDIETSLAAIAAVVR; this is translated from the coding sequence ATCATCGATCTAAGAAGTGACACGGTCACCAAACCGTCACCCGCCATGCGCAAGGCGATGGCTGCGGCGGAGGTGGGCGACGACGTCTACCTCGAAGATCCGACGGTGAACCGGCTCCAGGCGCGTGCCGCGGAGATTTTTGAGCGCGAAGCAGGTTTGTTTGTGCCCTCGGGCTCCATGGGCAATCTCACCTGTATCATGGCGCAGACCGAGCGCGGTCAGGAAGTGGTCTGCGAAGCGATGGGGCACATTTACAATTACGAGATGGCCTCCCTGTGCGCGCTGGCCGGCGTCCTGCCGCGCGTGATTCCCACGGAAGAAGGCATTATGACCTGGGAGCAGATCGCGCCGGCGATTCGTGAAAAAGCTTACACACGGCCGCAGACGGCGCTGATCGCCCTGGAAAACACCCACAACATGGCCGGCGGCACGGTTTATCCGGCGCGCTTATGCCAAAGAATTTGTGATAACGCCCATCAAGCCGGGCTTAAAGTGCATCTCGACGGCGCGCGCATTTTTAACGCCGCCGTATTCCACGGCAAGGGCGTCGCTGAGATGGCGCGCGGCTTCGACTCGATTCAGTTTTGCTTCAGCAAAGGCCTCGGCGCTCCGGTGGGCTCGATGATCGTCGGCAGCAAAGATCTGATCGAGCGCTGCCGTATTATTCGCAAAATGCTCGGCGGCGGCATGCGCCAGGCCGGCGTGCTGGCGGCGGCCGCGCTGGTTGCGCTGGAAGAAGGGCCTAAGCGGCTCCATGTCGATCACGAGAACGCCAAGCTGCTTGCCCAAGGGCTCGCGAACACCCCGCGCCTGCGCCTCCAAGCGGAGAAAGTGCAGACCAATATCGTCATGTTCGATGTCAGTGAAAGCGGACTCACTTCGGCGGAGTTTCTCAGGCGGCTGGCTGAACGCAACGTGCTCGGCGGGCCGGTGGACGCACGTAAAGTGCGTATGGTCACACATCTCGACGTGGCCCACTCCGACATCGAGACCTCCTTGGCAGCCATCGCCGCGGTGGTGCGCTGA
- a CDS encoding S41 family peptidase produces the protein MKKFGRHGGSITILLLGVALGVFLAGRWVPNVAAVSRQDYESLDAFTNILSIVKKNYVEEVETKNLVNGAINGMLTSLDPHSAYLTPELYKDLQQDTQGRFGGLGIEIAVKSGVLTVVSPIEDTPAFKAGIKPGDMIFKIEDEFTKDMSLVDAVKKMRGPRGTKINLSIKREGIAELIDFQLVRDTIRVQSVRSRVLDSGYGYIRLAQFQERADRDALLALEKLSAEKGGLKGLVLDLRNNPGGLLTQAVRVSDIFLESGLIVYTEGRIESQKQKFYAQKDNSWMDFPVVVLVNGGSASASEIVAGALQDQKRAVVLGTKTFGKGSVQTILPLDDSSALRLTTARYFTPAGRSIQATGIVPDIIVEAAATQDGKPVERRPGVREENLPGHLQNPNGGNQTQEQIDKEKEKMVPTTAPTGDETIDNDQQLKRALDLLKSWDVFKQMVQKKA, from the coding sequence ATGAAAAAATTTGGTAGGCACGGCGGATCGATTACCATTTTGCTGCTAGGTGTTGCCCTCGGCGTCTTCCTTGCAGGCCGATGGGTTCCAAATGTTGCCGCGGTTTCCCGCCAGGATTACGAGAGCCTTGACGCCTTCACCAATATTCTTTCGATCGTCAAGAAGAACTACGTCGAAGAAGTCGAGACAAAAAACCTGGTTAATGGCGCGATCAACGGCATGTTGACCTCGTTGGATCCGCATAGCGCCTACCTTACACCAGAGCTCTACAAAGATTTGCAACAAGACACGCAAGGGCGCTTTGGCGGCCTTGGTATTGAGATTGCGGTCAAGTCGGGGGTGCTCACGGTTGTTTCTCCCATCGAAGATACGCCCGCTTTCAAAGCCGGGATTAAACCAGGCGACATGATTTTCAAGATCGAGGACGAGTTTACCAAGGACATGAGCCTGGTTGACGCGGTGAAGAAAATGCGCGGCCCTAGAGGCACCAAGATCAATCTGTCGATCAAGCGCGAAGGCATTGCCGAGCTGATCGATTTTCAGCTGGTCCGCGATACGATTCGAGTGCAGAGCGTGCGCAGCCGCGTGCTCGACTCGGGTTACGGCTACATACGCCTGGCGCAGTTTCAAGAACGGGCTGATCGTGACGCGCTTCTGGCACTGGAAAAATTGTCGGCTGAGAAGGGCGGCTTGAAAGGGCTGGTGCTCGACCTGCGCAACAATCCCGGCGGGCTATTGACCCAAGCGGTACGTGTGTCGGACATCTTTCTCGAGTCGGGTTTGATCGTTTATACCGAAGGCCGCATCGAGTCGCAGAAGCAAAAATTTTATGCCCAAAAAGACAATTCATGGATGGATTTTCCCGTCGTCGTTCTAGTCAACGGCGGTAGCGCCAGCGCCTCGGAAATCGTCGCCGGTGCCCTGCAAGATCAAAAGCGCGCGGTGGTGTTGGGCACCAAGACCTTTGGCAAGGGTTCGGTGCAAACCATCCTGCCGCTCGACGATAGTTCGGCCCTGCGGCTGACGACGGCGCGCTACTTTACGCCTGCCGGGCGGTCCATTCAGGCGACTGGCATTGTCCCGGACATCATCGTCGAAGCTGCCGCTACCCAAGACGGCAAACCGGTCGAGCGCCGCCCCGGCGTGCGCGAAGAAAATTTGCCGGGCCACTTGCAGAACCCGAACGGTGGCAACCAAACCCAAGAACAGATCGACAAGGAAAAAGAGAAGATGGTGCCAACCACAGCGCCGACGGGTGACGAGACCATCGACAACGATCAGCAGCTCAAGCGCGCGCTGGACCTGCTCAAGAGCTGGGACGTCTTCAAACAGATGGTCCAAAAGAAGGCTTAG
- the xseA gene encoding exodeoxyribonuclease VII large subunit has translation MPLFAATEQRKFLTIAELNELIKGTLEKRLDAVWVVGEVSNFRVPPSGHLYFTLKDDKSQINAVMFRRQGLGLKFTPENGMEVLCFGRVSLYTARGDLQIYVEDMEPRGQGALFLAFEQLKKKLAAEGLFDEERKRKLPFLPASIGIVTSDKGAALHDMLRILRDRFPDRRVVIRPVKVQGDGAAAEIAQGIAELARSGEVDVMIVGRGGGSLEDLWAFNEEVVARAIAASPVPVVSAVGHEVDFTIADFVADWRAPTPTAAAQMVVPRQIDLAEQVRLLAEQLKRAVDQKLASRRQVLAGLAKRLADPTRDLREKQQRVDELSVDLLRRLQARLRQRRDQLGQAAGRLHALSPLAVLDRGYSIAHKLPEETIVKDAVSLQTGDLVRVTLARGRAICRVQGKE, from the coding sequence CTGCCGTTGTTTGCGGCGACAGAGCAGCGCAAGTTTCTTACGATTGCTGAGCTGAACGAGCTCATCAAGGGCACCCTCGAAAAGCGGCTAGATGCCGTTTGGGTCGTCGGCGAAGTTTCCAATTTCCGCGTGCCACCTTCCGGCCATCTTTATTTCACGCTCAAAGACGACAAAAGCCAAATCAACGCGGTCATGTTTCGCCGCCAAGGGCTTGGCCTTAAGTTTACACCGGAAAACGGCATGGAGGTCCTGTGCTTTGGGCGGGTGAGCCTCTACACAGCCCGTGGTGATCTGCAGATTTATGTCGAAGACATGGAGCCGCGCGGCCAAGGTGCGCTGTTTCTTGCCTTCGAACAGCTCAAGAAAAAGCTCGCCGCCGAAGGGCTCTTCGACGAAGAGCGCAAGCGCAAGCTGCCGTTCTTGCCGGCCTCGATTGGCATTGTCACTTCGGACAAGGGGGCGGCGCTGCATGATATGCTGCGCATTCTGCGCGATCGTTTTCCCGACCGTCGTGTCGTGATCCGACCCGTTAAAGTACAGGGCGATGGCGCTGCCGCTGAGATCGCCCAAGGTATCGCGGAGCTGGCCCGCTCCGGTGAGGTGGACGTGATGATTGTCGGCCGCGGCGGCGGATCGCTGGAGGATTTATGGGCATTTAACGAGGAAGTGGTTGCCCGCGCTATTGCCGCGTCGCCCGTGCCTGTGGTCTCGGCAGTGGGCCACGAAGTCGATTTCACCATCGCCGACTTCGTCGCCGACTGGCGCGCACCGACACCAACCGCGGCGGCGCAAATGGTTGTGCCGCGGCAGATCGACTTGGCCGAGCAAGTGCGCCTATTGGCCGAACAACTCAAGCGCGCTGTCGACCAGAAGCTGGCTTCTCGCCGACAGGTCTTGGCTGGGCTCGCTAAACGGCTAGCAGACCCAACCCGCGACCTACGCGAAAAACAGCAGCGGGTGGACGAGCTGTCGGTGGACTTGCTGCGCCGTTTGCAAGCTCGGCTGCGCCAACGGCGCGATCAGTTGGGCCAGGCGGCCGGGCGCCTGCATGCGCTCAGCCCGCTGGCGGTTCTCGACCGCGGTTACAGTATCGCCCACAAGCTGCCGGAAGAAACCATCGTCAAAGATGCAGTGAGCCTGCAGACCGGCGACCTTGTGCGCGTCACGTTGGCGCGCGGCAGAGCGATTTGTCGGGTGCAAGGAAAAGAGTAG
- a CDS encoding M23 family metallopeptidase: MAIVLRYVFVLFLLVTTHAFAAEAAKVSWPSALEVLQGQIAELKVTGENLVKVEGRKGKEVLYFASNGSGVHTALLGVDVEAKPAQLKLSLKAFDDTGLQLHAEIPLTIKANAYHKESFNVPPSFDQMTPETLAEIRREQAAFAKAFATTAQERFWETPFARPVPQEASASSFGARRVINGVPRPPHTGTDLSSPTGTEVVASNHGRVVLVGHFFFAGGSVVIDHGGGLYSMYFHLSEFRVDEGAMVRRGDVVALSGGTGRVTGPHLHWGIRLNNTRVDPLDLLRKFGAPPSNPAASTKADK, from the coding sequence ATGGCGATCGTGCTGCGATATGTCTTCGTTCTGTTTCTGCTTGTGACTACTCACGCATTCGCGGCCGAGGCCGCGAAAGTATCTTGGCCGAGCGCCCTGGAAGTTTTGCAGGGGCAGATTGCCGAGCTAAAAGTCACCGGGGAAAATCTCGTTAAGGTCGAAGGGCGCAAGGGCAAAGAGGTGCTGTACTTTGCGTCCAACGGCAGCGGCGTGCACACGGCACTCCTTGGCGTCGACGTCGAAGCCAAACCGGCGCAGCTGAAGCTGTCGCTAAAAGCTTTCGATGATACCGGCTTGCAGCTGCACGCGGAGATACCGCTGACGATCAAAGCCAATGCCTATCACAAGGAATCTTTCAATGTGCCGCCGAGCTTCGATCAGATGACGCCGGAAACCCTCGCCGAGATACGCCGCGAGCAGGCGGCGTTCGCCAAAGCGTTTGCGACCACGGCTCAGGAACGGTTTTGGGAGACGCCCTTTGCTCGCCCGGTGCCGCAGGAGGCCTCGGCCTCGTCCTTTGGCGCGCGCCGGGTGATCAACGGCGTGCCGCGGCCGCCCCACACCGGCACCGATCTTTCGTCGCCCACGGGCACCGAAGTGGTTGCCAGTAATCATGGTCGGGTTGTGCTGGTGGGCCATTTCTTTTTTGCCGGCGGCAGCGTCGTGATTGACCATGGCGGCGGTCTCTATTCGATGTATTTTCACCTGAGCGAATTCAGAGTCGACGAAGGCGCCATGGTGCGCCGCGGCGACGTGGTCGCGCTTTCAGGCGGCACGGGCCGCGTTACTGGGCCGCATTTGCATTGGGGGATACGGCTCAACAACACGCGGGTCGACCCGCTCGACTTATTGCGCAAATTCGGCGCGCCGCCGAGTAACCCGGCGGCCTCAACCAAGGCGGACAAGTAG
- a CDS encoding exodeoxyribonuclease VII small subunit — MATKNSGGQSFEAALENLEQLVEQLESGDLPLEDSLAAFEKGVALVKYCNQKLGEVEKKIELLTKDKDGKLQITALTPAMATDIDED, encoded by the coding sequence ATGGCAACGAAAAACTCCGGCGGCCAAAGTTTCGAAGCGGCACTGGAAAATTTGGAGCAGCTCGTCGAACAACTAGAATCTGGTGATCTGCCGCTGGAGGATTCGTTGGCGGCTTTCGAAAAGGGCGTAGCGCTGGTCAAGTACTGCAATCAAAAACTCGGCGAAGTGGAAAAGAAGATCGAGCTGCTGACCAAAGATAAAGACGGCAAGCTACAAATCACTGCGCTGACGCCGGCAATGGCAACCGACATCGATGAGGACTGA
- the thiI gene encoding tRNA 4-thiouridine(8) synthase ThiI has protein sequence MDSVLIRYHEIALKKGNRQYFTELLKRNLLASVKDLGTKEIRSLPARLLLTFRNQVDTEELVRRIASVFGVANFSLVERTERDIDVLRSRIIAALDAHQFASFRVDTQRGDKTFPLKSPEINRHLGGAIKAKSGARVDLENAEFTVFVEVLPKDAFFGFNKLPAAGGLPVGASGRVVSLISGGFDSPVAAYRMMQRGCRVLFVHFHSAPYQDKTSQEKVRELVAKLTRHQFQSRLYLVPFGEIQRQIVTAVVRPLRVVLYRRMMLRIGEAIARSEKAKAIVTGESLGQVASQTLENMAVIQQAAQLPILRPLVGMDKQEIIDQACRIGTYDISSVPDQDCCQLFVPKHPATKARFDEVAEAETHFDVSELVRQGVENSVMEDFAFPA, from the coding sequence ATGGATTCGGTGCTGATTCGCTACCACGAGATCGCGCTCAAGAAAGGCAACCGGCAATATTTCACCGAATTGCTCAAACGCAATCTCCTCGCTTCCGTCAAAGACTTGGGCACGAAAGAAATCCGCAGCCTGCCAGCGCGGCTGCTGCTGACGTTTAGAAATCAGGTCGACACCGAGGAACTGGTGCGCCGCATAGCCAGCGTTTTTGGCGTCGCCAATTTTTCCCTGGTTGAACGGACCGAGCGAGATATCGACGTGTTGCGCAGCCGTATTATCGCTGCGCTGGACGCTCATCAGTTTGCCTCGTTTCGTGTCGATACCCAGCGCGGCGACAAAACCTTTCCGCTTAAATCGCCGGAGATCAACCGTCATTTGGGCGGTGCCATCAAAGCAAAATCCGGCGCTCGCGTCGACTTGGAAAACGCTGAGTTCACCGTGTTCGTCGAAGTCTTGCCGAAGGATGCCTTTTTTGGCTTCAACAAGTTGCCGGCTGCGGGCGGATTGCCGGTGGGAGCCAGCGGCCGGGTTGTCTCGCTGATCTCGGGCGGTTTCGATTCCCCCGTGGCGGCCTATCGCATGATGCAACGCGGCTGCCGGGTTCTCTTCGTGCACTTTCACAGCGCGCCCTATCAGGACAAGACCTCCCAGGAGAAAGTCCGCGAGTTGGTGGCCAAGCTGACGCGCCACCAGTTTCAATCGCGCCTCTACTTGGTTCCGTTCGGTGAAATTCAACGGCAGATCGTCACCGCGGTGGTACGCCCTCTGCGCGTCGTGCTCTACCGGCGCATGATGCTGCGCATTGGCGAAGCGATTGCGCGCAGCGAAAAAGCCAAAGCGATTGTCACCGGCGAAAGCTTGGGTCAAGTGGCCTCGCAGACTTTGGAAAATATGGCGGTGATTCAGCAGGCGGCGCAGCTGCCGATTTTGCGGCCGTTGGTCGGCATGGACAAGCAGGAAATCATCGACCAGGCGTGCCGCATCGGCACCTATGACATCTCATCGGTGCCGGATCAGGATTGTTGCCAGCTATTTGTGCCGAAACACCCGGCGACTAAGGCGCGCTTCGACGAGGTCGCCGAAGCTGAAACACACTTCGATGTGTCGGAATTGGTCCGTCAGGGAGTGGAGAATAGCGTGATGGAGGACTTTGCTTTCCCAGCGTAG